The Sorangiineae bacterium MSr11954 DNA segment ATGCGCTCCCGGGGCGCACGGCCACCATCGAGAGCTTCGCGTTCGCCCTCGGCGAACGGCAAAACCAGACCATCGTGCTCCCCAGCACCATCGGCTGGGTCAAGACGCCCGATGTGCGAGGCTTCCCATTCCGCGAAACATTTTCCTACGACGCATCCGGATACGGCTCGCCGCAGGCGCTGGTCTTGGAGGCGGACTTCCTCTTCGGCACGCGCGCCGAGTGGTACCTCTCGCACCCGCACATCGCGACGAGCATGTACCTTTACCTGAAGAGCTTCACCCGCAAGCTCCCGTTCCCAAAACCCGTCGACGAGGCGCTCGCCCGCCGGGGCAAAGGTGTGTTCGAAGCACGCTGCGCCGAGTGCCACGGCTTCTATGTCGATCATGGCGACGACGTCCGAGTGAGCTACCGCGAGCGCGTGATCCCGCTGGACGTGATCGGCACCGATCCTGCGCGCGTCAAAGCCGTCACGGCCGACTTCGTGGAGGCGGCCAACCGTTTCGAGATGACGCGCGGTTACACGCGGGTGCGAAATACGAACGGTTACGTGCCGCCGGTGCTCATCGACGTGTGGGCTCGCGGCGTCTTCGGTCACGCCGGACAGTGGCCCAGCCTCGAGGCGATGGCCACGCGGCCGGATGAACGCCCGCGCCAATTCATCGTCGATACGCGCGGCCTCTACGATCTCGAGCGCGTGGGCGTTCGTCACGAGATCGTGCCGCGCGGCCGCCCCGCCCGCCCCCTCAAGCCCGGCGAGTACCTGTACAACGGCGATCTTCCGGGGTTCCGTACCGACGGCCACCCCTTTCTCTCCAATCTTCCGCCCGCGGATCGTCTCGCCACCATCGAATACTTGAAGACGCTCTCGGCGGATTGACGTCCGCCCCAACGGCTCACCGGGTGACCGCTCGCCGCGTTCCGTTCAACGCGAGAGCGCACCGCGGCGCGCACGCGCCAGATGGACCCAGCCCGGCCCGCGCAGGCGCGCCTTCTGGAGAAAGGCCGACACCTTGGCGCCAAAGCGGATCCCGAGCTCGGGCACGATCCACCCGGCGCGCTTCGGCGCCTCGCGCGCGAGGAGGTCGAGCAGCGCTTGTCGGTGCTCGGCGCGGCCCACGCCATGGCTCTCCCGGTCCTCCATATAGGCGATGAACACGGCCACGTCGGGATCGAGCTCCTCCACGAACGCCAAGGTGCGCTCCGCCTCGGCGGCGGTCTCGCCTTCGGCCCCCAAAACGAAGGTGTGGCAGTCCGCGATCCCGTGCGCTCGAAACGCCGCGCGCACCCTGCGCACCTGGTCCAACGTAAACGGCTTGCGGAGGCGCTCCAGCACGCGCGCCGAGCCCGAGTCGGTCCCGATCTCGGCGCCGACGCAGCCGGCGCGCGCCATCGACTCCACCAGCTCGTCGTCGAGCGACGCGGGTGAGACGTAGCAGACCCACGGGAGCGCGACGTTTCGCGCGATCTTGGCGCGGCACACGGCGAGCGCGTGCGAGCGCGGCACGTTGAAGACGCTGTCGACCACGAAGGCGTGCGACACCTGACCCGAGGCGGCCAGCGCCTCCATCTCGTCCACCACCGACTCGGGCGCGCGCACGCGCACCTTGCGGCCCTCCAGATCCGGGTAGTCGCAGTACGTGCACTGGAACGCGCAGCCGCGCTTCGTCTGCAAGGAGGCGGTGCCGTCGAGCGCGATGTAGCGCGGATCGACCAGATCGCGCGCGGGCCGCGGGAGATCGTCGAGCTCGTAGGCGCCCGCGCCTTTACGTGCAATTTGCACATATTTTCCGGGCGACGACTGCGCGCGGATCACGTCCGACGTGACGATGGGATCGGGGCGCTCGCCGCGCGCGAACGCGTCGAGCAAGGCGCGAAAGGTGCGCTCCCCTTCCCCGACCACGGCGTGGGTGGCGCCGAGCCGCTCCATGAGCTGCGTGGGGCGCAAGGTCACGGCCGAGCCCCCGAGGACGAAGGGCGCCCGCGTGGCGCGACGGATGCACGCGGCCACGTCTTCGTAGTAAGCGAGGAGCGGCTCGCTGCCCGCGTAGGTGTTGTCGTGCAGGTTGCGCAGGCCCAAGCCGACGACGTCGGGACGAACGGCGGCGATGGTCTTCTCGAGGACCGCCAGCGGATCGTCTTCGAAGCACAGATCCAGCACCTCGACGTCGTGCGCCTCGCGCACGGCCGCCGCCACCGAGAGGACGCCGAGCGGCACGACGGCCGAGGGGAGCTTCTCGCGGTTGGCGGAGACGAGGAGCACGCGCATCGTGCTCCCATGCTACGCGAAGCCGCGTGGAAAGTCGGCCGCGCCGCGCCGCGGGCCTCGGAAAGAGCCCCGCGACGCGTCGGACCGGAGTGTCCTTCGGGTTGCTCGGCTGCCTCGGGTCCTTCGGGTTCAGCGCCCCAAGTTGATGGACGCGGCGATGAGTTCGCGAACCGCGGCCTTGGGCACCTTGGCGGTCACGACGAAGGTGCCGGCCGCGTCTTTCCCTGGCTGTACGAGGAAGGTGAACGGAACCGGTGTGGCGCCATGGGCCGGCGAATTGGCGAGCGTGCGGAACGGATCCTCCGGCTGGGGATGGCGCTCGGACGCAAAGGTCAGCGGGTTGGCAGAGAGGAAGCCGCGCGCGTCGAAGAAGCCACCCGCGTTCAGCTTGGCTTGCTTCAACTCCGCGAGCCCCTCGCGCTGCTCGAGGGACGTTCCTCCGGCCACGACCCCCGCGAGCGTCTTGGCGACCAGCGCATCGTCCATGCCGTACGCCACGAGGGTGCGCGCGCCGTCGGGCGCGAAGAAGACGTGGAGCTTGACGGGCTTGTCCAGCTTGACCGTTACCTTCTTCGGCGCCGGCGCGGCCGCGCCCTTGGCGCCGGCCTTCGGCTCGGCCGCCTTGTCCTCTTTGACGTCCGCGTGCACGAAGGTGAGCTCGTAGTGCGTGGTGCCCTTCGGCAAGCTCGCGGTGAGCTTCGACGGCGTCTCTTTCAAGGTCGGGGCTGGGCTATGCGGGTGCCGCTCCTTGAGCCACTTCGCCACCGCGGGGCGCGCGACCAGGGCCGCGATCTCCTTGGCCACCGATTGAACCTTCGCGGCCGGCTCCTCGAACGAGGTGATCGCCCAACCCCCGAGCTGCGCCACCGCCGTCCGCACGGCCTCGGCCCTCGCGAGGTCGGCCTTCGCATCCGGCTTTCCGCTGCCGCCGCCGGCCGCACCCAGCGCCGCAAACGCCTTTTGCTGCGCCTCGAAGTCGAGCCCCTTGGCGTGCACGGCGGGCGAGGCCAAGAGCGACACCAGGTGCGAAATCGTGCCCTTGATGGCGTTCTTGTCCGCCTCGGCGAGGCCGCCCTTGGCGAGGCTCTTCGTGAGGGCGTCGAGCGCGAGATCGCGCGCGTGCAAGAGCTCCTTCTCCTCGGTGCCCCGGTGGAAGTACGCCACATCGGAGGAGGCGGGCATGCGCCAGAAGGCGTCGGGCGGCGCGGCGGCGCGCTCGGGGTGGCTCAACGCCAAGCGCGTGGTGAGCGCCTGGTTCGACTTGAAGCTCGCGGCCAAGGTGCCCTCCGCGCCGGGGTCGGCCGCCTTGGCGTCGAACTGGAGCTTGTCCAGATCGAGCGCAAAGTCCGCGAGATCGCCGATGGCGGCCGCCGTCAGCTCGTACACCGCGGGGTTGTCGTCCTTCCGGATCCCGAGCACGCCCGCGAGCAAGGTCGGGAACATGGAGCGCCCTTGGTTCAGGGTCTCCCGGAACGGTCCGAGGGTCAGATCCATATGAATGTCGGACGCGAACTTCTCACGCGGCGTGGTGCGCGACAGGTACGGTCCGAGCGCCTCCAAGCTCCACGCGGCGGTCGCGCAGACCAGGCGCACCATCGCCCCCGCCGGCGCGGACGCCGAGGCGTCGGCCGACGGATAAATGGCGCAAAAGCGGCGATCGTCCTCTTCGTCCTCGCCCTGCGCCTTTTGCTCGAGACTGTAGACTCCACCCTTCGCGGCCTTCAAGGTAAAATACTTCTCCAAGACGGGCCGCGACTCCTCGAGCGGGCGCACCGCCATCGAGAGCGCCAAGCCCGGCGAGGCCGAGCGCCCGCGCGGATCGGTGGCCACGGCAAAGTCCACTGGGCGCCCGAGCTCGGAGGCCGCGGCGATGGGCGCGCTGGCCACGAGCCTTCCGACCATGTCCTCGGGCAAGGTGGTGCCCGCCCAGCCGCCGGCGACCTTCAAGAGATCCCCCGGCTTGGCCACGCGCCCGAACACGATGAGGGTGGACGGCGCAGGGACCGCGCTCACATCGGGCGGCGTGGTGGCCGACGTGGGCTTGGTCTCCGCCGGCTTGGGCGGGGCGGCCGGCTCGGGTGTCGCGCCCCCACAGGCAAGGCCAGCAAAGGTCGGGAGCAACAAAAGCAACGACGGGGCGAGGCGAGCGACGCGCTTCGAGCGGTTCATGTTGAGGCCAGCATACCGCGCATATCGCGGCGATTCTTTCAATCTAGTTCCCGCGGCGACTCCATGCTTATGGGGGAGCCATGGTTGGTCTCAATCCGGCTCAGAAGAGAGCGGTCGAGCATCAAAACGGCCCGCTTCTCGTCCTCGCGGGCGCTGGATCAGGAAAAACGCGCGTCATCACGCAGCGGATGGTCCGAATGATGGAACGTGGGGTCCCGGCGTCCACCATCGTGGCGCTGACCTTCACCAACAAAGCCGCCGCCGAAATGGGCGAGCGCGTGGCCAAGCTCCTAGGGAAGAACAAGGCGGGGGCCAAAGGGCTCACGATCTCCACGTTCCACTCCTTCGGTCTGCACGTGCTCACGCGCGAGAAGCGCGCCCAGAACCAGGCCTTCACCATCTTCGACCAGGGCGACGCGCTCGGGACCGTCAAGGAGATCCTCCGCAACATCGACGCCGGAAAACGCTTCGACGTGCCCGCCATCATGTCGCGCATCTCCAACGCCAAGAACGCCTTCTTGCTGCCCGAGGAGCTGCCCGACGACGGGGTCGATCCGTACAACGAGATCACCAAGATCGTCTACCCGCGCTACCAAGCGGCGCTGCGCACGTACTCGGCCTACGACTTCGACGATCTGGTCTGCGAGGTGGTGCGCGTCTGGCAATCGCGCCCCGACGTGCTCGCGCGCTGGCAGGAGAAGGTCCGCTACCTGCTCGTCGACGAGTACCAAGATACGAACCGCGCGCAGCTCATGATGCTGCGCCTCTTGGCCGAGCCGCACCGCAACATCTGCGTCGTGGGCGACGACGATCAAGCCATCTACGGATGGCGCGGCGCCGACGTGCGCAACATCCTCGAGTTCGAGGAGCACTTCACGGGCGCGGAGGTCGTGAAGCTCGAGCAAAATTACCGCTCGAAGCAGGCGATCCTGGACGTGGCCAACGCCGTCATCGGCAAGCGTGTGGGCGTGCGCCACAAGAAGCACCTCTTCAGCGAGCGCGTGGGGGACGAGAAGATCACGGTGGCATCGGCGCCGACGCCGGAGGCGGAGGCCTCCTACGTCGTCCGTGAGATTTCGCGCTGGATCCGCGACGAGAAGAAGCAGCCGCGCGATCTCTCGGTGCTCTACCGCTCCAACAGCCAAGCGAAGCTGATCGAGGAGTCGCTGCGCTCCGAGGGCATCGCGTACCGCATCGTGGGCGGGCAGCAGTTCTTCGAGCGCAAGGAGGTCAAGGACGTCCTCTCGTACTTGAAGCTGGCGCTCAACCGCTCCGACGAGATCAGCTTGCGCCGCATCATGAACTACCCGGCGCGCGGCATCGGCGATACGAGCGTGGAGCGCCTGGCGCTGCACGCCCAAGCCAAGGGCTGGACTTTGTGGCAAGGCATCGAGCGGGTCGATGCCTTCGACGACATCTCCGAGCCTGCGCGCCAAGGTTGCAAACAGCTCGAGCGCATCGTGGGCGATCTGCGCCGCAAGATCCTGGTCGAGCAGGTGCGCGCCAGCGAAGTGGCGTCCTTTTTGTGCCAGCAAATCGGCCTGCGGCAGGAGATCGATTCGAGCTCCCCCACCCCGCAAGCCGCGGCCAAGCGCTGGGGGAACGTGGAGGGCCTGATGGGCACCCTCACGCGGCGCGAGGCCAAGGTCGGCACGGAGCAGGCGAACGATCTCGCCAACTTCCTGCACGCGCTCACCCTCGATTTCGGCAAGGAAGAAGACGCCGAGCCCAACGCCGTCACCCTCTCCACGTTGCACGGCGCCAAGGGGCTCGAGTTCGAAATCGTCTATTTGATCGGGTGCGAAGAGGGTTTTCTCCCGCACGCACGCACCCTGGAAGATCGCGCGACCGACGCGCCCGCGCTCCCCGACGACGGCAGCAACTCGGCCAAGGCGGCCGACATCGAAGAAGAGCGCCGCCTCTTTTACGTCGGCGTCACCCGCGCGCGCGATTTCCTCACGCTCTCACGCTGCAAAAACCGCGCGATGCGCGGCAAGCCCGTGCCGCGCACCCCGAGCCGGTTCTTGATGGACCTTCCGCCCGAGCGCATCGTCGAAATCGAGGTCCGCGACGAGCCGACCATGGGGACCAAGGCCGGGCTCGAAAAGGCGAATGCGCTTCTTGCGATGCTCGAGGGGCTCGGGCAGTAGTCGGGCGCGCAAGTGTGAACCGGCGCGCGGGCGCGCAGGTGTGAACCGGCGCGCGGGCGCGCAGGTGTGAACCGGCGCGCGGGCGCGCAGGTGTGAACCGGCGCGCGGGCGCGCAGGTGTGAACCGGCGCGCGGGCGCGCAGGTGTGAACCGGCGCGCGGGCGCGCAGGTGTGAACCGGCGCGCGGGCGCGCAGGTGTGAACCGGCGCGCCCGTGTCGGTCATTCTCCGAAGATTTCGCGCTCGAGGAGCCCCGGGGCGACGGTGCCTCGGGTGAGCACCTCGGTGTGGAAGGTCTTGAGCGAGAAGCGGGCGCCGTCGCGGGCGCGCATCCGCTCGCGCATGGCAAAGATGCGTTCGCGGCCGATCAAGTACGAGAGCGGCTGGGTAGGATTCTCGGTGTAGCGTTTGACCTCGTTCAAGGCGAGCTGGCGCCCGAGGTGGACCTCGTCGACCAGGATTTTCACCGCTTCGTCGTAGGTCATGCCGCGGGTGTGCAGGCCCACGTCGATGATCACGCGCGCGGCGCGCACCAAGGTCCATACGAGCTGCATGAGGCGCTCTTCGTCGGTGTAGTAGCCGAGCTCCGCGAAGAGCTCCTCGCTGTAGAGCGCCCAGCCCTCGGAGAAGATGCTCGGCCCCGTCACCTTGCGCACCACCGAAGGATGGAGCCGCGAAAACGACTGCTGCAAGTGGTGCCCCGGATAAGCCTCGTGCACGGCGGTGTCGACCTGATCGCCGTGATCGTTCTCGCGGAGCCACTCTTCCTGACGTTTGCGCGGCCATTGCGGCTCGGCGGGGGTCACGTAAAAGAACCCCTTGGCGCCAGGCGGATCGAAGGGCGGCGATTGATCGTACGCCGCTTGGATGGTGGTGCGCCGGAACTGCGGCGTCTCGATCACCTCGAGGATGTCGCCCGGCGGAAAGGGCATCACGTCCTTGTCGACCAAAAACTGACGCGCCCGCGCGACCTCGCGCCGATACGACGGCAACAAATCGGCCATGGTCGGATGATGCGCCTTCACGCGCTCCACCACGTCGCTCCACCGCTTGGCGGAGGGATCGATGCGGCGCGCCGTCTCCGTCAGCTTTTGCTGTGTATCGTCGAAGACGCGCTTGCCCATGGCATGAATGGCGTCTGCGTCCTCGGTGAGGAAATAGTCCTCGCGGGTAAGAAACTCGAACAGCGGCTTGCCGGCGGCGAACTGCCCCGTCGAACGCGGCAACAGATCCTTCGTGAGCCAAGCCTTGTAGCCGGCATACGCCTCCTTGGCCGCGCGAACCGCCGCGGTGATGCGCGCCTTCTCCGACGGCAGCTCTTTGACGAGGAGCGCCGACTGCTCGTCGAGGAACCCTTTGGCGCCATCCGCCGACTCGATGCCAATCTGCGTCGCAATGCGCGACGGGTTCTTGAGGTTCGTCTTGGCCGCGGCCACCGCCTGCGGCAGCTTCTCGATGCGCGCCAGCGCGGTGCGCGCCCGATCCGCGGCCGGCGCAAAGTCCCGCGCCATGATGACGAAGATCGCCGACAGCGGCTCCGTATAAAAGTCGGGCCGCGTTTCATGCGGCCGAAGCGCCTCCGTCCGGCGAATGTCGACCGCCAGGGCATGCTCCAAAATCGACAGATCCGTAAAGCTCGCCCGCGAGGCCCGCGGCTTCTCCGGAAAGCGCGCCATGAGCTCGTCGAGCAGCTCGCGCTCCCGCGCCGTGACGCGATGGATCCCTTCGAGCGAGCGATCGTTCAACTCCGAATCGCGCGTGTGCAGACCAAGGGTCGTCGCCGTCTCGGGCCAGCACTCGACCACGAGATCGACGTACCGCTGCCCATAGGCAGCAATCACGGCGTCATCCGGGTTCGCGTTGGCTTGCGCGGCGCCGGCATCGGCGGGCGCGTCGGGTTTGGAGGCGGACGGTCTCTCCGTCGGGGCGGCGGGCTTGGGCGCGATGGTGTCGGGCGCTGCCCCGCCGCAGGCCGCGGCGAGGGCAAAAGCTCCGATGCACGCGAGCGCAGAAAGGCGATTCATAGCGCAGCCATATCGCGGCGGCCGCAGTGTTGTCCATGGCAGCGGTGTACGCGCTGGAGCCGAGACACCCACCGCGACGAAACGGGCTATACTTCTCCCCATGGTGGCGGCTCAAACGGCGGAAAACTTTGCGGAGGGTAGCGCCGTCGACCACGGCCGACTCGAAGCCGAAGAGGTCGACCAGCGGGTGATTCTTCACGGAATGACCTGGAAAGACTACGAGATCATCTTGGCCGTGCGCGGTGAGCGATCTCTGCCGCGCATCTATTACTTGGACGGCGAAATCGAGCTCATGAACCCCTCCTGGATGCATGAGGATGTGAAGACGACCATCGCGCGTCTCCTGGAAGCCTATGCGGACGAACGAGGCCTCGAATTCAATGGCTATGGCCAATGGACCTTGCGCAAAGCCCGAAAGAAGCGAGCAGCGGAAGCAGATGAATGTTACATCCTCGGAGCAAAGAGAAAATCGGTCCCTGATCTCGCCATCGAAATCATGTGGAGCCGGGGCGGTCTAAACAAGCTCAAGATTTACAGCGGCCTCGGAGTGCGCGAGCTTTGGATTTGGGATCGCAAAGGCTCGATTCAGGTCCACATTCTGCGCGGGCAGCACTACGAGCCTTCCGACAAGAGTGAGCTCTTGCCCGAGCTCGATCTAGGCTGGCTCGTCAGCTTTTTGCACTATCCTACACAAAGCCAGGCCGTGCGAGCGTTCCGCGCTGCCATGCGAAGCGCTCCGCGCTGAATCACCTTGGACGCGGCCGCACCGCCTTGTACTGATTCGGCCACGCCAAATCCGAATACCCCAGCTCCTCCGCGGCCGCCAAGGTCCAATGCGGATTGCGAAGGTGCGGACGCGCAAGCACGCACAGATCCGCGCGCCCGGCGATGAGGATCGTATTCACTTGATCGGCGGAGGTGATGTTGCCGACCGTCATCGTCGGGATCTTGGCCTCGTTGCGGACGCGATCCGAATAGGGCGTCTGGTACATACGCCCGTAAACGGGCTGCGCGTAAATCGATGTTTGGCCGGTCGATACGTCGATGATGTCGGCGCCGCGCTCCTTCAACGCGCGGGCCAGGATCACGGCCTCATCGCCCGTGAAGCCTTGATCGTGCCAGTCGGTGGCCGAGATGCGGACGCTGAGCGGCTTGTCCTTCGACCACACCGCGCGCACGGCCTCCACCACCTCCAGCGGGTAGCGCATGCGGTTCTCGAGCGACCCGCCATACGCGTCTTTGCGAATGTTCGACAGCGGCGAGAGGAAGCTCGAAAGCAGATATCCGTGCGCCAGGTGGACCTCGAGCAAATCGAAGCCCGCGTCTTGTCCCATGAGCGCCGCCCGAATGAAGTCGGATTTCACGCGGTCCATGTCCGCGCGGTCCATCTCCTTCGGAACTTGGCTGTAGGGCAAATACGGAATGGGCGACGCGCTGATGATGGGCCAATTGCCCTCGTCGAGCGGCTCGTCCATCCCGTCCCACAGGAGCTTGGTCGAGCCTTTTCGCCCGGCGTGCGCGATCTGCAAACCGATGGCCGCCGCCGACGATTGATGCACGAACTCCACGATGCGCCGCCACGCGGTCACGTGCTCGGGCAGGTACATGCCGGCGCAACCCGGGCTGATGCGCCCGTCGCGCGAGACGTCGGTCATCTCCGTCATGACCAACCCTGCCCCGCCCATGGCCCGGCTGCCGAGGTGCACCAGGTGAAAATCGTTCACCGTGCCGTCATTTGCAGAATACATACACATGGGGGACACGACCACGCGGTTCTGCAAGGTGAGGCCGCGCAGCGAGAAGGGCGTGAACATCGGGGGCGGCGGCGGCTCGGGGCCCATGCCGCGATCGATCGGGACCACCTGCGCGCGCGCCATCTCGCGGGTCGCATAGCCCTCGGTGGCGCGCCCGATCAGCTCGGGATCGCGCAGCTTCAAGTTGTCGTAGCCGATGCGCTTGCTGCGGGAGAGCAGGCTCATGGCGAAGGTCATCGGATCGTGACCCAGGTAACGCTTGCTCCCCTCGAACCAGAAATAGCTGTCCTGCGCCGCCTTTTGCGTGCGCAGCACGATGTCGTGGCGCTCTTTCTCGTAGGCGTCCAGGGCATCGTCCAAGCGCGGGTGCTGCGCCAGCGCCTTGGCCAGCGCGATGGAGTCCTCCATCGCCATTTTGGTCCCGGAGCCGATGGAGAAGTGCGCAGTGTGCGCGGCGTCGCCCATGAGCACGATTTTGCCGTGCCGCCAGGTGGCGTTCTTCACGGTGACGAAGTTGACCCAGGTGGAGCGGTTCGTCAGGAGCTCGTGGCCATCGAGGTGCTTGGCGAAGAGCCGCTCCAGGTAGGCGATGCTCTCCTCGGTGCTGGCGCGGTCCAAGCCCGCCTTCTTCCACGAGGCTTGATCGCACTCGACGATGAAGGTGCTCGTGTCCTTGTCGAAGCGGTAGCCGTGGACTTGAAAGAGCCCATCTTCGTTCTCTTCGAAGATGAATTGAAATGAGTCGAAGAGCTTGGTGGTGCCGAGCCAGATGTATTTCGACGGACGCGCGTCCAAGTGCGGACGAAAGACGCTGGCGTAGCGTGTGCGCACTTTGCTGTTCACGCCGTCGGCGGCCACCACCAAGTCGGCCTCGCGGAAGACGTCGATCGACTCGAAGTCGTCCACCTCGGTGCGAAATTGGATTTCCACGCCGAGGCCTTGGGCCCGACGGGTGAGGATGTCGAGCAGCTTGCGGCGCGCGATGCCGGAGAAACCATGGCCCCCGGAGCGGATGCGCTCACCGCGGTAGTAGATGTCAATCGCCTCCCAGTGGGCGAAGGTTCGCGTGATCTCTTCGTGGGTCTCGCGGTCGTTCTGCTCGAGGTACTCCAAGGTCTCGTCCGAGAAGACGACGCCCCAGCCGAACGTCTCCCCCGGTGCATTCCGCTCGAGAATGACCACCTGGGAAGACGGATCGGCTTTCTTCTGAAGGATACCGAAGTAGAGACCGGCGGGCCCGCCGCCAATGCACGCGATCTTCATGGGTCGCGTGCAACTCTAGCCGATGTTTTACGATGCGGTTCGGTTTACGAGCCCGCCCCCGCGCCTCCTCCGGCTCCGGCCTTGCCGGATGTCGTGAGGGGGATATCCATCGGAAGCGCGGACAGGTCGATCCCCTGCGCTGTGTCGGCCGGCTCCAGCGCGAAGGCGAGGACCTCGCTCATGTCGCTGGCAAAGCCGATTTCCAGGTGGCGGCGCACCTCCTCCGGCACCTCGTCGAGATCGCGCGCGTTCTTTTCCGGGAGAATGACGCGGGTGAGGCCGGCACGATGCGCTGCGAGGACCTTGGCCTTGATGCCGCCCACCGGGAGCACCCTTCCGCGCAAGGTGACCTCACCGGTCATCGCCGTGTCCGAGCGCACTTTTCGACCGCTCAGGAGCGATGTGAGCGCGGTGAAGATGGTGACGCCCGCGGAAGGTCCATCCTTCGGCACGCCGCCCGCGGGGACGTGGACGTGAACGTCTTGGCCCTCGAGGAAGCGCGGATCGACCCCGAGCGCGGTCGCGTTGCTGCGCACATAGGTGAGCGCGGCGCGCGCCGACTCCTTCATGACGTCACCGAGCTGGCCGGTGATCTCGAGCATCCCCTTGCCCGGCATGCGCGACGTCTCGATGAAGAGAATGTCGCCGCCCACCGGGGTCCACGCGAGACCGGTCGCCACACCCGGGACCTGCGTGCGCTCCGCGACCTCGCTGAAGAAGCGGCGCTTGCCGAGGTGGGTGGCAAGATCGGGGGTGTCGACCGTGAGCTTGTGCGGCTTGCCGTCGGTGGCGCGTGCCACCTCCAGCGCCAGCGCGCGGACGAGCTTGGTGATCTGCCGCGTGAGCTGCCGCACCCCCGCCTCCCGCGTGTAGTCCGTGATGACGGCGGAGAGCGCGGGCTCGGTCAGGTTCAGCGAGCCCTCGTCGAGGCCGTGATCGCGCAGCGCCTTGGGAATGAGGTGGCTCTGGGCGATGTGCGTCTTCTCGTCGGGCGTGTACCCCGCGAGCTCCAGGATCTCCAAACGATCGCGGAGCGGCGCCGAGAGGGTCTCCAGGGTGTTGGCGGTGGCGATGAAGATCACCTCCGAGAGATCGAACGGGACCTCCAGGTAGTGATCGG contains these protein-coding regions:
- a CDS encoding bifunctional salicylyl-CoA 5-hydroxylase/oxidoreductase, with amino-acid sequence MKIACIGGGPAGLYFGILQKKADPSSQVVILERNAPGETFGWGVVFSDETLEYLEQNDRETHEEITRTFAHWEAIDIYYRGERIRSGGHGFSGIARRKLLDILTRRAQGLGVEIQFRTEVDDFESIDVFREADLVVAADGVNSKVRTRYASVFRPHLDARPSKYIWLGTTKLFDSFQFIFEENEDGLFQVHGYRFDKDTSTFIVECDQASWKKAGLDRASTEESIAYLERLFAKHLDGHELLTNRSTWVNFVTVKNATWRHGKIVLMGDAAHTAHFSIGSGTKMAMEDSIALAKALAQHPRLDDALDAYEKERHDIVLRTQKAAQDSYFWFEGSKRYLGHDPMTFAMSLLSRSKRIGYDNLKLRDPELIGRATEGYATREMARAQVVPIDRGMGPEPPPPPMFTPFSLRGLTLQNRVVVSPMCMYSANDGTVNDFHLVHLGSRAMGGAGLVMTEMTDVSRDGRISPGCAGMYLPEHVTAWRRIVEFVHQSSAAAIGLQIAHAGRKGSTKLLWDGMDEPLDEGNWPIISASPIPYLPYSQVPKEMDRADMDRVKSDFIRAALMGQDAGFDLLEVHLAHGYLLSSFLSPLSNIRKDAYGGSLENRMRYPLEVVEAVRAVWSKDKPLSVRISATDWHDQGFTGDEAVILARALKERGADIIDVSTGQTSIYAQPVYGRMYQTPYSDRVRNEAKIPTMTVGNITSADQVNTILIAGRADLCVLARPHLRNPHWTLAAAEELGYSDLAWPNQYKAVRPRPR
- a CDS encoding cobalamin-dependent protein (Presence of a B(12) (cobalamin)-binding domain implies dependence on cobalamin itself, in one of its several forms, or in some unusual lineages, dependence on a cobalamin-like analog.) produces the protein MRVLLVSANREKLPSAVVPLGVLSVAAAVREAHDVEVLDLCFEDDPLAVLEKTIAAVRPDVVGLGLRNLHDNTYAGSEPLLAYYEDVAACIRRATRAPFVLGGSAVTLRPTQLMERLGATHAVVGEGERTFRALLDAFARGERPDPIVTSDVIRAQSSPGKYVQIARKGAGAYELDDLPRPARDLVDPRYIALDGTASLQTKRGCAFQCTYCDYPDLEGRKVRVRAPESVVDEMEALAASGQVSHAFVVDSVFNVPRSHALAVCRAKIARNVALPWVCYVSPASLDDELVESMARAGCVGAEIGTDSGSARVLERLRKPFTLDQVRRVRAAFRAHGIADCHTFVLGAEGETAAEAERTLAFVEELDPDVAVFIAYMEDRESHGVGRAEHRQALLDLLAREAPKRAGWIVPELGIRFGAKVSAFLQKARLRGPGWVHLARARRGALSR
- a CDS encoding UvrD-helicase domain-containing protein is translated as MVGLNPAQKRAVEHQNGPLLVLAGAGSGKTRVITQRMVRMMERGVPASTIVALTFTNKAAAEMGERVAKLLGKNKAGAKGLTISTFHSFGLHVLTREKRAQNQAFTIFDQGDALGTVKEILRNIDAGKRFDVPAIMSRISNAKNAFLLPEELPDDGVDPYNEITKIVYPRYQAALRTYSAYDFDDLVCEVVRVWQSRPDVLARWQEKVRYLLVDEYQDTNRAQLMMLRLLAEPHRNICVVGDDDQAIYGWRGADVRNILEFEEHFTGAEVVKLEQNYRSKQAILDVANAVIGKRVGVRHKKHLFSERVGDEKITVASAPTPEAEASYVVREISRWIRDEKKQPRDLSVLYRSNSQAKLIEESLRSEGIAYRIVGGQQFFERKEVKDVLSYLKLALNRSDEISLRRIMNYPARGIGDTSVERLALHAQAKGWTLWQGIERVDAFDDISEPARQGCKQLERIVGDLRRKILVEQVRASEVASFLCQQIGLRQEIDSSSPTPQAAAKRWGNVEGLMGTLTRREAKVGTEQANDLANFLHALTLDFGKEEDAEPNAVTLSTLHGAKGLEFEIVYLIGCEEGFLPHARTLEDRATDAPALPDDGSNSAKAADIEEERRLFYVGVTRARDFLTLSRCKNRAMRGKPVPRTPSRFLMDLPPERIVEIEVRDEPTMGTKAGLEKANALLAMLEGLGQ
- a CDS encoding Uma2 family endonuclease — its product is MVAAQTAENFAEGSAVDHGRLEAEEVDQRVILHGMTWKDYEIILAVRGERSLPRIYYLDGEIELMNPSWMHEDVKTTIARLLEAYADERGLEFNGYGQWTLRKARKKRAAEADECYILGAKRKSVPDLAIEIMWSRGGLNKLKIYSGLGVRELWIWDRKGSIQVHILRGQHYEPSDKSELLPELDLGWLVSFLHYPTQSQAVRAFRAAMRSAPR
- a CDS encoding DUF885 domain-containing protein → MNRLSALACIGAFALAAACGGAAPDTIAPKPAAPTERPSASKPDAPADAGAAQANANPDDAVIAAYGQRYVDLVVECWPETATTLGLHTRDSELNDRSLEGIHRVTARERELLDELMARFPEKPRASRASFTDLSILEHALAVDIRRTEALRPHETRPDFYTEPLSAIFVIMARDFAPAADRARTALARIEKLPQAVAAAKTNLKNPSRIATQIGIESADGAKGFLDEQSALLVKELPSEKARITAAVRAAKEAYAGYKAWLTKDLLPRSTGQFAAGKPLFEFLTREDYFLTEDADAIHAMGKRVFDDTQQKLTETARRIDPSAKRWSDVVERVKAHHPTMADLLPSYRREVARARQFLVDKDVMPFPPGDILEVIETPQFRRTTIQAAYDQSPPFDPPGAKGFFYVTPAEPQWPRKRQEEWLRENDHGDQVDTAVHEAYPGHHLQQSFSRLHPSVVRKVTGPSIFSEGWALYSEELFAELGYYTDEERLMQLVWTLVRAARVIIDVGLHTRGMTYDEAVKILVDEVHLGRQLALNEVKRYTENPTQPLSYLIGRERIFAMRERMRARDGARFSLKTFHTEVLTRGTVAPGLLEREIFGE